GTGGCTGCTTGTATCCTCTCCCTTAAACCAGAAGATATTGGGATGTAATTCAGTAATTCGGTTATTTTCCGGCACGTTTATTAAACTCACTTTTTTTGGCTGTTTCGATGTCTTCGCAAATCTGAAAGAAATGGTCCATACGATTTTGTTTTAAATAATTTAAAATCTTTGAATTTAAAGAGCATAACTTTATATCTCCTCTTAGAAGATGAACTTCTTTTTTTATGCTATTTAAAACTCCAAAAAGATTAGCCGGTTCAAACTTTTCTAATTCCTGAAGATCCACAATAATTTTAATCCCTTCTTCTTTCAAATAAGGAGAGAGAACTTCCTTTGCCTGTATTGCTTCATTCT
This genomic interval from Pseudomonadota bacterium contains the following:
- a CDS encoding STAS domain-containing protein: MKYHITKEDGFCLIKISGDTRKNEAIQAKEVLSPYLKEEGIKIIVDLQELEKFEPANLFGVLNSIKKEVHLLRGDIKLCSLNSKILNYLKQNRMDHFFQICEDIETAKKSEFNKRAGK